In Candidatus Edwardsbacteria bacterium, the following are encoded in one genomic region:
- a CDS encoding helix-turn-helix transcriptional regulator encodes MIPEKTKRRKVKITLRREAGYSQRDLQAETGISQRVIAYYEKNSQRPPTHLLPVLAKALGVTADQFLGMEKTERTPKTRDNRLYRRLSQLEKLPAKERKQIVQLLDTFLEKEKLRVGQLKQAGR; translated from the coding sequence ATGATACCCGAAAAAACAAAAAGGCGCAAGGTGAAAATCACCCTGCGCCGGGAAGCCGGGTATTCCCAGCGGGACCTGCAGGCCGAGACCGGCATCTCCCAACGGGTGATCGCCTACTATGAAAAAAATAGCCAGCGGCCGCCGACACACCTATTGCCGGTGTTAGCCAAAGCTCTGGGCGTTACTGCCGATCAATTTTTGGGAATGGAAAAGACTGAACGTACGCCTAAAACCCGTGACAACAGGCTTTACCGCCGTTTAAGCCAGTTGGAGAAGCTGCCTGCCAAGGAGCGCAAGCAGATCGTCCAGCTATTAGACACCTTTCTGGAAAAGGAAAAGCTCAGAGTAGGCCAGTTAAAACAGGCAGGCCGTTAA
- a CDS encoding DUF4159 domain-containing protein produces the protein MKRIFAIIALIAVFAGINACLAGGIDIARLKYGGGGDWYNDPDEETNLLKEYSARTGQEVDPEKYNISADDDQLFSHPFLFITGHGGIKFTEREVKRLRRYIESGGFIYADDDYGMDTTFRREMKRVLPECSLQELPFTHPIYNCYYDFSGGLPNIHEHEKGRPVGYGVYSQERLVLFYSFNTNISDGWTNAHNDPPEVREQAIRMGINILWYAVTNP, from the coding sequence ATGAAAAGAATCTTTGCGATCATAGCTCTGATTGCCGTCTTTGCCGGCATTAACGCCTGTCTGGCCGGGGGGATAGACATTGCCCGGCTCAAATACGGCGGGGGCGGGGATTGGTACAACGATCCCGACGAGGAGACCAATTTGCTGAAGGAATATTCCGCCCGCACCGGGCAGGAGGTGGATCCCGAAAAATACAATATTTCGGCCGACGACGACCAGCTGTTCTCGCACCCCTTTCTGTTCATCACCGGGCACGGCGGGATAAAATTCACCGAGCGGGAGGTCAAACGGCTCCGGCGATACATCGAATCCGGGGGCTTCATCTATGCCGACGACGATTACGGCATGGACACCACCTTTCGCCGGGAGATGAAAAGGGTCCTGCCGGAATGTTCCTTGCAGGAACTGCCCTTCACCCATCCCATCTATAACTGCTATTACGACTTCAGCGGCGGGCTGCCCAATATCCACGAGCACGAAAAGGGCCGGCCGGTGGGCTACGGCGTATATTCCCAGGAGCGGCTGGTGCTGTTCTACAGCTTCAATACCAATATCTCCGACGGCTGGACCAACGCCCATAACGACCCGCCGGAGGTGCGGGAGCAGGCCATCAGGATGGGGATAAACATCCTGTGGTATGCCGTTACCAATCCATAA
- a CDS encoding DUF4175 family protein — protein sequence MDFNQENKSFRSLLTNFHRRKKATDIANVLIKVIYLAMGWLLLLHLADWILVLPSSVRLILSFATVLALPILAIYLLYLGLRPVDHRKISYKIEKAIPALKQEISTAVQFGLEPESRENYSAQLIDDLIERAGERLKGIQGGGIFPVRALPFGKPAVYILISLALISLIKPAELGISLERFIHPDGVIGNWEGIEINPGDARVARGSEIMVDVANPGRTSGRVEWRGASNGSAPMTITNGKLEAGIKAIDSSLAYRIVLGRRQSRFYRIDCYTPLLLSDIRIKITPPRYTGFQVRQTENQGDITAIRGSRVDISAVSTLPLEEAGLTFDRSGQKDVAITEGRQLSASFYVGKGENYRLWGRTAQGDTFVNPAEYRITCLEDEPPVIEITSPEGEILLGENMKVSLTGLAGDDLGLSAVRLGYLSRDREQHQDISRWQKCPVEAAVEYVWDVGRLDVLPGDSVAYWLEALDNDAVSGAKMGRSRVQIIRVPTIEDIYRSLAQTDSAVMEEIGQTEKSRSQLNQEIDKLAQSLKEARKIDWQQQAAAEQVLERQQELADQLEKAMEQAAQDLAQRENKWSFDQETMEKLAQLRELFDQVATDKMRQDMERLRQALDKLDKQEVSRALDNLKLSQEDFKRQLDQTLELLKELQQERQMEKLDRQLQDLTQRQKDLKEKTEGRPNDNLNQRLSAEQKGLAEDLKKISGEMQELARELREPNREASQKLSESADRLQQKQTGRKMEKASQSLSRNENSQAADLQKQVLSELSMISAGMQSARSSMRQAKSKAAAQAVRQRVRDLLDLSRQQESLNQSGTDAAADRNDLANQQQIIRRQAERIRQELDNMARNNLLLSPRSQQMMQEASRQMDQAAQAHSEGRGDQAQKGGQKALAALNGAAISLMESSSGQGGGSGDMMQDLAGLSGQQQSINDGTSSMLPLPQEGGGQLSQQARSQMSRMAARQEAVRQGMEEFNQKYGGRRDKTGRMDDLVEEMKQVIEDLKKQQVSRQTIERQERILTRMLDAQQSLKERDFSKQRRSESGRRPVDSYRPPRTDKGKWTPQGLPAWKNWRQEYYPLEYKEILEEYFRSLGQ from the coding sequence ATGGATTTTAATCAGGAAAATAAATCATTCAGATCACTGCTGACGAATTTTCACCGCCGTAAGAAAGCAACAGATATTGCCAACGTCCTGATCAAGGTAATTTATCTTGCTATGGGCTGGCTGTTGCTGCTGCATCTGGCCGACTGGATCCTTGTCCTGCCATCATCGGTCAGACTTATTTTATCATTTGCCACTGTGCTGGCCTTGCCGATTCTGGCGATATATCTCCTGTACTTAGGGCTCCGCCCGGTGGATCACCGGAAGATATCTTACAAAATAGAAAAAGCCATCCCGGCCCTTAAACAGGAGATCTCCACTGCGGTTCAGTTCGGACTGGAGCCGGAGAGTCGGGAAAACTATTCGGCTCAGTTGATAGACGACCTCATTGAAAGGGCAGGGGAGAGGCTGAAAGGGATCCAGGGCGGGGGTATATTCCCCGTCAGGGCTTTGCCTTTCGGCAAGCCTGCGGTATATATTTTAATATCGCTGGCGCTCATCAGTCTGATCAAACCGGCGGAGCTTGGCATCAGCCTGGAGCGATTTATTCATCCCGATGGGGTCATTGGCAATTGGGAGGGGATCGAAATAAACCCCGGAGATGCCCGGGTGGCCAGGGGAAGCGAAATTATGGTCGACGTCGCCAATCCGGGTCGAACATCGGGCAGGGTGGAGTGGCGGGGAGCCTCCAACGGCTCGGCTCCCATGACCATCACCAATGGTAAGCTGGAGGCCGGGATAAAAGCGATCGACTCTTCACTTGCCTACCGCATAGTGCTGGGGCGCCGGCAGAGCCGGTTTTACCGGATAGACTGCTACACTCCGCTGTTGCTGTCGGACATCAGGATCAAGATAACACCCCCCAGATACACCGGCTTTCAGGTCCGGCAGACGGAGAACCAGGGGGATATCACCGCCATCAGGGGTTCCCGGGTGGATATAAGTGCCGTTTCCACCTTGCCGCTGGAGGAGGCCGGGCTGACCTTTGACCGGAGCGGACAGAAGGATGTGGCGATAACCGAGGGCCGGCAGTTGTCGGCAAGCTTTTATGTCGGCAAAGGCGAAAATTACCGCCTGTGGGGCCGCACCGCCCAGGGCGACACCTTTGTCAACCCGGCGGAATATAGAATAACCTGCCTGGAGGATGAGCCGCCGGTGATCGAGATCACCTCCCCGGAGGGCGAGATCCTGCTGGGCGAGAACATGAAGGTGTCATTAACGGGTTTGGCCGGCGATGATCTCGGCCTTTCGGCCGTAAGGCTGGGCTATCTCAGCCGCGATCGGGAACAACACCAGGATATCAGCCGCTGGCAGAAATGCCCGGTGGAGGCCGCGGTGGAATATGTCTGGGATGTCGGGCGGCTGGACGTCCTGCCGGGCGATTCGGTGGCCTACTGGCTGGAGGCCCTGGACAACGATGCGGTATCCGGGGCCAAGATGGGACGCAGCCGGGTCCAGATTATCCGGGTCCCCACCATCGAGGACATCTACCGGTCGCTGGCTCAAACTGATTCTGCCGTAATGGAAGAGATCGGACAGACCGAGAAATCCCGCAGCCAATTGAACCAGGAGATCGACAAACTGGCCCAGAGCCTGAAGGAGGCCAGGAAGATCGACTGGCAGCAGCAGGCGGCGGCCGAACAGGTGCTGGAAAGACAGCAGGAGCTGGCGGATCAGCTGGAGAAGGCCATGGAACAGGCGGCCCAAGATCTGGCCCAGCGGGAGAACAAGTGGAGCTTCGACCAGGAGACCATGGAGAAGCTGGCCCAGCTGAGGGAGCTGTTCGACCAGGTGGCCACCGATAAAATGCGGCAGGACATGGAACGGCTGAGGCAGGCCCTGGACAAGCTGGACAAGCAGGAGGTCAGCCGGGCCTTGGACAACCTCAAACTATCCCAGGAGGACTTCAAGCGCCAGCTCGACCAGACCCTGGAGCTTTTGAAGGAGCTGCAGCAGGAACGGCAGATGGAGAAGCTGGACCGCCAGCTGCAGGATCTGACCCAACGGCAGAAGGACCTGAAGGAGAAAACCGAAGGCCGTCCGAACGACAACCTCAACCAAAGGCTGTCGGCCGAACAGAAAGGACTGGCGGAGGACCTCAAGAAGATCTCCGGCGAGATGCAGGAGCTGGCCAGGGAGCTCAGGGAGCCCAACCGGGAGGCCTCGCAGAAGCTGAGCGAAAGCGCCGATCGCCTGCAGCAGAAGCAGACCGGGCGAAAAATGGAGAAAGCCTCTCAATCGCTGTCCCGGAATGAAAATTCACAGGCGGCCGACCTGCAGAAACAGGTGCTGTCGGAGCTCTCGATGATCTCTGCCGGGATGCAGAGCGCCCGCAGCAGCATGCGGCAGGCCAAAAGTAAGGCGGCGGCCCAGGCCGTCCGGCAAAGGGTCCGGGACCTGCTGGACCTTTCCCGCCAGCAGGAAAGCCTGAACCAGAGCGGAACCGATGCGGCGGCCGACCGGAACGATCTGGCCAACCAGCAGCAGATAATCCGGCGTCAGGCCGAACGAATCAGGCAGGAGCTGGACAACATGGCCCGGAACAACCTGCTGCTTTCGCCCCGCTCCCAGCAGATGATGCAGGAGGCCTCCAGACAGATGGACCAGGCCGCCCAGGCCCATTCGGAGGGACGCGGGGACCAGGCCCAAAAGGGCGGCCAGAAGGCCCTGGCCGCCCTCAACGGGGCCGCCATCAGCCTGATGGAATCATCCAGCGGCCAGGGCGGCGGCTCCGGCGACATGATGCAGGACCTGGCCGGTCTCTCCGGCCAGCAGCAATCGATAAATGACGGCACCAGCTCGATGCTGCCCCTGCCCCAGGAGGGCGGGGGACAGCTTTCCCAGCAGGCCCGCAGCCAGATGTCCCGGATGGCAGCCAGGCAGGAGGCGGTCCGCCAGGGCATGGAGGAGTTCAACCAAAAATACGGCGGCCGGCGGGACAAGACCGGGAGAATGGACGACCTGGTGGAGGAGATGAAACAGGTGATAGAGGACCTCAAGAAACAACAGGTCAGCCGCCAGACCATCGAGAGGCAGGAGAGGATACTGACCCGGATGCTGGACGCCCAGCAGTCCCTTAAGGAGAGGGATTTCTCCAAGCAGCGCCGGTCGGAAAGCGGCCGCCGGCCGGTGGACAGTTATCGCCCGCCCAGGACGGATAAAGGGAAATGGACCCCGCAGGGCCTGCCGGCCTGGAAGAACTGGCGGCAGGAATATTACCCCCTGGAATATAAGGAAATATTGGAGGAGTACTTCAGATCGCTGGGACAATGA
- a CDS encoding tetratricopeptide repeat protein produces MKIQLNLLIVPALCLAIFAAQGQKPQRFDRSIWQQAVACLRDGKREAALEQFKLSLGDKPDQEMVRQAGRILQQAEAANQAEALYLWGRKARKEKELFAYELGEIYQQQLKYREAVREFAWTMKQQPGRALGKFEELSLQTGYKAIALLAENEVNAETDDGRWLLGELFRKSGDHQRAWHYYKKIKEEKRLRMAVGQLTARPGQDVSSVISVIAEYLEGQRSDSIFWEMKLSGLYLAKGDHQRAENMLTSLSGKKVPQAQLELASLWLRHRNDPRRALALIDDQKKYWPDSLKIEGEFTLGLCLMAQGDWEQAGYKYAGLAEGKYPPGVKQRAYYMLGEIKLAQNQADEALKYYGQAARAEPEGSYANDALARILLISQAKTDKIPDVELLGRAMAFKYRDDQDRAEMIFAQLADSAPGTMAGDLALTELVEMALFRGRFERALESLKKLAESTSDTVTAASAYHRMGRIYYHQVKQKKAALECWRAGIMKYPNTSWAEMMRQELESGQVQ; encoded by the coding sequence ATGAAAATACAATTAAATCTGCTGATAGTGCCGGCGCTCTGCCTGGCCATCTTTGCGGCCCAGGGACAGAAGCCCCAACGCTTCGACCGATCAATTTGGCAGCAGGCGGTGGCCTGCCTGAGGGATGGCAAGCGGGAGGCGGCTTTGGAGCAATTCAAATTGTCGCTGGGCGACAAGCCCGACCAGGAAATGGTCCGGCAGGCCGGACGAATATTGCAGCAGGCGGAGGCCGCCAACCAGGCCGAGGCCCTCTATCTGTGGGGCCGGAAGGCTCGGAAAGAAAAGGAGCTTTTTGCTTACGAGCTGGGGGAGATCTACCAACAGCAGTTGAAATACCGGGAGGCAGTTAGGGAATTTGCTTGGACCATGAAACAACAGCCGGGGAGGGCTCTGGGAAAATTCGAGGAGCTCTCCCTGCAGACCGGATACAAGGCCATCGCCCTTCTGGCCGAGAACGAGGTGAATGCCGAAACTGACGACGGGAGATGGCTGCTGGGAGAGCTTTTCCGGAAATCCGGCGATCATCAAAGGGCCTGGCATTATTACAAGAAAATAAAGGAAGAAAAACGCCTGCGAATGGCGGTCGGCCAGCTGACGGCCCGGCCCGGCCAGGATGTTTCCTCGGTCATTTCGGTCATTGCCGAATATTTGGAGGGGCAGAGGTCCGACAGCATCTTTTGGGAGATGAAACTGTCCGGATTATATCTGGCCAAAGGCGATCATCAAAGGGCCGAAAATATGTTGACCTCATTATCCGGCAAAAAGGTACCCCAGGCCCAGCTGGAACTGGCCAGTCTCTGGCTGAGACACAGGAACGACCCCCGCCGGGCCCTGGCTCTGATAGACGATCAGAAAAAATACTGGCCCGATTCGCTGAAGATCGAGGGCGAATTCACCTTAGGCCTGTGCCTGATGGCTCAGGGCGATTGGGAGCAGGCCGGGTATAAATACGCCGGACTGGCTGAGGGGAAATACCCGCCCGGGGTAAAACAGCGGGCCTATTATATGCTGGGTGAGATAAAACTGGCCCAAAATCAAGCCGATGAGGCCCTGAAATATTACGGGCAGGCGGCCCGGGCCGAACCCGAAGGATCTTACGCCAATGATGCCCTGGCCAGGATACTATTGATTTCCCAGGCCAAAACTGATAAAATCCCTGATGTCGAGCTGCTGGGCCGGGCGATGGCCTTCAAATATCGGGACGATCAGGACCGGGCCGAAATGATTTTCGCCCAACTGGCCGATTCGGCTCCCGGCACCATGGCCGGAGACCTGGCCCTGACCGAGCTGGTGGAGATGGCCCTCTTCCGGGGCCGTTTCGAAAGGGCTCTTGAATCCTTGAAGAAACTGGCCGAAAGCACCTCCGACACGGTCACCGCGGCCAGCGCCTATCACCGGATGGGCCGGATATACTACCACCAGGTCAAGCAGAAAAAGGCGGCCCTGGAGTGCTGGCGGGCCGGGATCATGAAATATCCCAACACCTCGTGGGCCGAGATGATGCGCCAGGAGCTGGAATCCGGGCAGGTTCAATAG
- a CDS encoding family 10 glycosylhydrolase, with the protein MSKTIFHRSLISGLFLLLLSAPALAQVKGMWVVRYSLTSPQNVKKIVAQAHQAGVNHLFVQFYARGEAYYDSKLAPTADCVTKNFDPLALMVKECKARGIKIHAWINVYFVWSSDRRPRDGRHAYYKDDGWFAADPQGRSLKDYSQKELGQRNLEGVYLSPSSPEVKTYLRELVREILFKYDVDGIHLDYVRYGSINYSYDLSSRTSFYNQYKVDPFALLDGNRALEPYWATWQQWRMYQISDLVAQLKFDILKFNPWVQLSAAVKPDPDEARLSFGQDWPAWLENRWADFVVLMDYSANTETVVRLARKAAAYKGQGQVYVGLGAWRDSMDGLMEKIRALRKSGINDIVLFSYDGLAQRKISFEMLKHRGF; encoded by the coding sequence ATGAGTAAAACAATATTCCATAGGTCGCTTATATCCGGCCTTTTCCTGCTGCTACTGTCGGCCCCGGCCCTGGCCCAGGTCAAGGGCATGTGGGTGGTGCGCTATTCGCTGACCTCGCCCCAGAACGTCAAGAAGATAGTGGCCCAGGCCCATCAGGCCGGGGTCAACCACCTGTTCGTGCAGTTCTACGCCCGGGGCGAGGCCTACTACGACTCCAAGCTGGCGCCCACCGCCGACTGCGTGACCAAAAATTTCGACCCGCTGGCCCTGATGGTCAAGGAATGCAAGGCCAGGGGGATCAAGATCCACGCCTGGATCAATGTCTATTTCGTCTGGTCCTCGGACCGCAGGCCCCGGGACGGGCGCCACGCCTACTACAAGGACGACGGTTGGTTTGCCGCCGACCCCCAGGGCCGGAGTTTAAAGGATTATTCACAAAAGGAACTGGGTCAGAGAAATCTCGAAGGCGTCTACCTTTCGCCCTCCAGCCCGGAGGTGAAGACCTACCTGCGGGAGCTGGTAAGGGAGATCCTTTTCAAATACGACGTGGACGGCATTCACCTGGACTATGTCCGATACGGCAGCATCAACTATTCCTACGACCTCTCCAGCCGCACCAGCTTCTACAATCAATATAAGGTGGATCCCTTCGCCCTGCTGGACGGGAACCGGGCACTGGAGCCGTATTGGGCCACCTGGCAGCAGTGGCGGATGTACCAGATATCCGACCTGGTGGCCCAGCTGAAGTTCGACATCCTCAAGTTCAACCCCTGGGTTCAGCTGTCGGCGGCGGTAAAGCCGGACCCCGACGAGGCCCGGCTGTCGTTCGGCCAGGACTGGCCGGCCTGGCTGGAGAACCGCTGGGCCGATTTCGTGGTGCTGATGGATTATTCGGCCAACACCGAGACCGTGGTGCGACTGGCCCGAAAGGCCGCGGCCTACAAGGGGCAGGGGCAGGTCTACGTGGGTCTGGGCGCCTGGCGGGACAGCATGGACGGGCTGATGGAGAAGATCCGGGCGCTGCGTAAGTCCGGGATCAACGATATCGTGCTGTTCTCCTACGACGGGCTGGCCCAGCGCAAGATAAGCTTCGAGATGCTGAAACACCGGGGGTTCTGA
- a CDS encoding GIY-YIG nuclease family protein, which translates to MEKWFVYILLSIKDSKFYIGNTSDIEKRLAKHNAGGVDATKHRRPLVLVYKEELPDKITARIRERKLKSLKSHKAVQALIENGRAPR; encoded by the coding sequence GTGGAGAAATGGTTTGTCTATATCTTGCTAAGCATAAAAGACAGCAAATTTTATATCGGAAACACGTCCGATATTGAGAAACGCCTGGCCAAGCATAACGCCGGCGGGGTCGATGCCACAAAGCACAGAAGGCCTTTGGTGTTGGTTTATAAAGAAGAATTGCCGGATAAAATCACTGCCAGGATACGGGAAAGAAAATTAAAATCGCTTAAAAGCCACAAAGCTGTTCAAGCTCTTATAGAAAATGGTAGAGCACCCCGATGA
- a CDS encoding ComF family protein, producing MYRHISSFFGSLADFVFPPFCSHCHRRTSEGLVGGICRGCWSLVKKWQDGQCQRCGQPVAEAGSLCRHCLIPEWSCSDIKTIGPFEAPLSEAVHRLKYSDAKSVSRRLGAMMADIAASEEKYKKADMVLAVPLHNARKRERGYNQAQLLADQLGKVLKIPAHHDIIFRARHTRSQTTLNKEERLRNVEGIFKVKSPEKIRDKTIILIDDVLTTGATIGSCGQSLMKAGAKRILAMTAAAAPL from the coding sequence ATGTACCGGCATATAAGTTCTTTTTTCGGCAGCCTGGCGGATTTCGTCTTTCCTCCCTTTTGCAGTCACTGTCACCGGAGGACCTCGGAAGGGCTGGTGGGCGGGATCTGCCGGGGCTGCTGGTCCTTGGTCAAAAAATGGCAGGACGGGCAGTGCCAGCGCTGCGGCCAGCCGGTGGCTGAAGCCGGATCCCTATGCCGGCATTGTCTGATCCCCGAATGGTCCTGCAGCGATATCAAGACCATCGGGCCTTTCGAGGCCCCGCTGTCCGAGGCCGTTCATAGGCTCAAATATTCGGATGCCAAGAGCGTATCCCGCCGGCTGGGGGCCATGATGGCCGATATTGCTGCCAGCGAGGAAAAATATAAAAAGGCCGACATGGTTTTGGCGGTTCCCTTGCATAATGCCAGAAAAAGGGAGCGGGGCTACAACCAGGCACAATTGCTGGCCGACCAACTGGGCAAGGTTCTTAAGATTCCGGCTCATCACGACATAATTTTCAGGGCCCGGCACACCAGATCCCAGACCACCCTGAACAAGGAGGAAAGACTCCGCAATGTCGAGGGAATATTCAAAGTGAAATCTCCGGAGAAGATAAGAGACAAGACCATCATTCTGATTGATGATGTATTGACCACCGGGGCCACCATCGGCTCCTGTGGTCAATCTCTTATGAAGGCCGGCGCCAAGCGGATACTGGCCATGACCGCGGCCGCCGCCCCGCTGTGA
- a CDS encoding cyclic nucleotide-binding domain-containing protein, whose amino-acid sequence MTLALEQGEDILNILQGLDVLRDSDVFSGLGPEAIIRLLSLVQRLYIKPGQMVIRRGELGQCFYIVMDGELEVMGKDDKTPVATLRKGDPFGEIALLTDVPRTANVVAKTDGSVLFLDSYSFKDFLAEFGNLGDKLEKLGAERLKELKEKE is encoded by the coding sequence ATGACCCTGGCGCTGGAGCAGGGCGAGGACATTCTGAATATCCTGCAGGGCCTGGATGTCCTGCGGGACTCCGATGTCTTTTCAGGGCTGGGGCCGGAGGCCATCATCCGTCTGTTAAGCCTGGTGCAAAGGCTGTACATCAAGCCCGGGCAGATGGTCATCCGGCGGGGCGAACTGGGGCAGTGCTTCTACATCGTGATGGACGGCGAGCTGGAGGTGATGGGCAAGGACGACAAGACCCCGGTGGCCACCCTCAGGAAGGGCGATCCCTTCGGGGAGATCGCCCTGCTGACCGACGTGCCCCGGACCGCCAACGTGGTGGCCAAAACCGACGGCAGCGTGCTGTTTTTGGACTCCTACAGCTTCAAGGATTTTCTGGCCGAATTCGGCAATCTGGGGGACAAACTGGAGAAGCTGGGGGCGGAGAGACTGAAGGAGTTAAAAGAGAAAGAGTAA
- the clpP gene encoding ATP-dependent Clp endopeptidase proteolytic subunit ClpP, producing MSLVPIVIEQSGRGERAYDIYSRLLKERIIFIGTPLDDVVSNLIIAQLLFLEADDPEKDIFLYINSPGGGVSSGLAIYDTIQYIKPDVVTICMGMAASMGALLLSSGAKGKRFALPNARVMIHQPLGGVSGQAADIEIHAKEILLIREQLNRILADHTGQPVDKISKDTDRNFWMSSDEAREYGIIDDIMKTRNQLPKK from the coding sequence ATGAGTTTAGTACCGATAGTGATCGAGCAGAGCGGCAGGGGGGAGCGGGCCTACGACATATATTCCCGGCTGTTGAAGGAGCGGATAATCTTCATCGGGACCCCGCTGGACGATGTCGTTTCCAACCTGATCATAGCCCAGTTGCTGTTCCTGGAGGCCGACGACCCCGAGAAGGACATCTTTCTCTATATCAACTCTCCCGGCGGCGGGGTCTCCTCGGGGCTGGCCATCTACGACACCATCCAGTACATCAAGCCGGACGTGGTGACCATCTGCATGGGCATGGCCGCCTCCATGGGGGCCCTGCTGCTGTCCAGCGGTGCCAAGGGAAAGCGCTTCGCCCTGCCCAACGCCAGGGTGATGATCCACCAGCCGCTGGGCGGTGTTTCGGGCCAGGCGGCCGACATCGAGATCCACGCCAAGGAGATCCTGCTGATCCGGGAGCAGCTGAACCGGATCCTGGCCGATCATACCGGCCAGCCGGTGGACAAGATATCCAAGGACACCGACCGGAACTTCTGGATGTCCTCCGACGAGGCCCGGGAATACGGGATCATAGACGATATCATGAAGACCAGGAACCAGCTGCCCAAAAAGTAA
- a CDS encoding SUMF1/EgtB/PvdO family nonheme iron enzyme, producing the protein MKKMALVLLITLLTCVAAKAQKLTVSVMDLNVTEGLSGKEVMMLTDKLLNEFVTAGIFKVVERSKRDEILKEQGFQQSGACDQGACLVEAGQLLGVQKMVGGTIGKLGNVFAVELRVMDVKTGVIDQAFSRKYTGNVSNLLDAMKEAAFEFSGIRAQTSSMANTGQNNSPKMTLMQKNEQGCNEYRNEKDGSILVEIPAGEFLMGSKYARPEHKVYLDTFYIGKYEVTVGQYKIFCNATGQTMPEQEGWDDRDDYPVSGISWHDAKAYCKWAGLRLPTEAEWEKAARGTDGRMYPWGNTWDASKCNSSENADNYPNTSPVGSFSSGVSPYGCFDMAGNLWEWCADWYGGKYDKKMTSRNPTGPSSGIYRVLRGGSYFDSGSNREETYCVAYHLGCKSGDNHNSNGFRVSRKNKSDS; encoded by the coding sequence ATGAAGAAAATGGCTTTAGTGTTGTTAATTACTTTGCTAACATGTGTTGCAGCCAAAGCCCAAAAGCTGACCGTCTCGGTGATGGACTTGAATGTTACCGAAGGGCTTTCCGGTAAGGAAGTGATGATGCTTACCGATAAGCTGTTGAACGAGTTTGTGACGGCTGGTATTTTCAAGGTCGTGGAAAGAAGCAAACGCGATGAAATATTGAAAGAGCAGGGCTTTCAGCAAAGTGGGGCCTGCGACCAAGGGGCCTGTTTGGTTGAAGCCGGACAATTGTTAGGTGTGCAAAAGATGGTGGGTGGCACCATTGGCAAGCTGGGAAACGTCTTTGCAGTGGAATTGCGGGTTATGGATGTTAAGACAGGGGTGATTGATCAGGCGTTTTCGCGAAAATATACTGGGAACGTATCTAATCTGCTAGATGCTATGAAAGAGGCCGCTTTTGAATTTTCAGGAATAAGGGCACAAACGTCTTCTATGGCAAACACAGGACAAAACAACAGCCCAAAGATGACTTTAATGCAAAAAAATGAACAGGGATGCAATGAATACCGCAATGAAAAAGACGGATCGATCCTTGTAGAAATTCCAGCCGGTGAGTTTTTAATGGGAAGCAAATACGCGAGGCCTGAACACAAAGTATATTTGGATACATTTTACATCGGTAAATACGAAGTGACGGTGGGCCAATATAAAATATTTTGCAATGCTACAGGGCAGACTATGCCTGAACAAGAAGGATGGGATGATAGAGACGATTATCCGGTATCCGGCATAAGCTGGCATGACGCCAAAGCCTACTGTAAATGGGCGGGTTTGCGGTTGCCAACAGAAGCGGAATGGGAGAAAGCGGCCCGGGGAACTGATGGCAGGATGTATCCTTGGGGCAATACTTGGGACGCCAGCAAATGTAACAGTTCCGAAAATGCGGATAATTATCCCAATACTTCCCCAGTTGGTAGTTTCTCCAGCGGCGTATCGCCCTACGGTTGTTTTGATATGGCGGGCAATCTCTGGGAATGGTGTGCTGATTGGTATGGTGGCAAATACGATAAAAAAATGACAAGTAGGAACCCGACAGGTCCATCGTCAGGGATATACCGTGTGCTTCGAGGCGGCAGCTATTTTGACAGCGGAAGTAATAGGGAGGAAACATACTGCGTTGCGTATCATTTGGGGTGCAAGTCTGGTGATAATCACAATAGCAATGGATTCCGGGTCTCTAGAAAAAACAAATCTGATAGTTGA